One part of the Streptomyces lydicus genome encodes these proteins:
- a CDS encoding AAA family ATPase, protein MPPYALVIYVTSRPPADMRSISFGSFRAVRGNARRPGVRGSSRHLEVLLTRKHYVGGSAMTLVGRKEELAVLRRMFADVQCGRGGVIIVTGSAALGKTGMLHAAAEQALQSGARWLSATACSSEQLLPLGVMSQLLRSAPLDEPATRRAEQLLGEGVEPAAVGGPDASEGRSARIHQGLCEVLLTLAAETPLVITVDDVHQADAASMRCLSHLTRRLRSARIMVVLSKQLEAEPDLTPYTDMSREPHVGHLGLRPLTEPEVAGLLGRRFDDDAARRLAPAVFAVSGGNPLLATVLADATGSARAGRTGRAPVPAEPVVDEMFRQAVLTCLRRGDAKTGRVARALAVLDDAWSFDVLCRALDIDTLCAERAVRILEAAGLLVAGRFRHPAMRSAILDGMPAAERALLHRRCARLLHDTGSPALDIARQLIGAGGAPDPSAVPVLREAAEQALAGDDAATAIRCLELAHRAALDHRQHVAVIADLARAELRVNLPAATRHLRSLLAPARDPRLRSAGVLAVIRRHLLWSVEERQAVEALRAPGPSGAGEDRQLATERQLTRMWLGCTFPSLLEDFPAYPAEPAPDGSTPATIALNPELLAATLLSTALRDEDGKDVVADAEHILQNAALGDHTFEMLAFAILALFHSDRLDKAAVWCRSLQAQAVARRAPTWQAVFAALQAQIALRQGELSAAEEHARTALRLIPRRIWGPFGFLASGAVALACTAMGKDTEAADQLTGSLPETAFDSLYGLYHLHARGQHHLANNRLQAALGDFLACGELMTAWGVDVPTLVPWRSAAAEVLIQLGDRARARELLDEQLARPRANSPRLRGTTLRLRAATVELQRRPALLTEAVEELQSAHNPYELARALADLGDAHRALGAAGRARMVSRQAWNAARHCQAEPLLRRLKPSPGAEEVDRPLRVQAGPADIASLSSAERRVATLATLGYTNREISRKLHITVSTVEQHLTRVYRKLNVRHRTEIPSDLDLVVDSRRVGAERPVG, encoded by the coding sequence ATGCCCCCATACGCCCTTGTTATCTATGTCACAAGTCGCCCGCCCGCGGACATGCGCTCGATATCGTTTGGATCATTCCGAGCTGTTCGGGGGAATGCTCGTCGACCAGGTGTGCGTGGCTCCTCGCGCCATCTCGAGGTTCTCCTGACCAGGAAGCACTATGTCGGGGGAAGCGCGATGACGTTAGTCGGTCGGAAAGAGGAACTGGCTGTCCTGCGACGGATGTTCGCGGACGTCCAATGCGGCAGAGGTGGCGTCATCATCGTCACCGGCTCCGCCGCTCTGGGAAAGACCGGGATGCTGCACGCGGCGGCCGAGCAGGCCCTGCAGTCCGGTGCCCGATGGCTCAGCGCCACGGCCTGCTCCTCGGAGCAGTTGCTCCCGCTGGGCGTGATGAGCCAGCTGCTGCGGAGCGCGCCGCTGGACGAGCCGGCGACCAGGCGGGCCGAACAACTCCTGGGGGAAGGCGTCGAGCCGGCGGCGGTCGGCGGTCCGGACGCCTCGGAGGGCAGGTCCGCACGCATCCACCAGGGATTGTGCGAGGTACTCCTCACCCTCGCGGCGGAGACCCCCCTGGTCATCACGGTGGACGACGTCCACCAGGCGGACGCAGCATCCATGCGCTGTCTGTCCCATCTGACCCGACGGCTGCGCTCGGCCCGCATCATGGTGGTGCTGAGCAAGCAGCTGGAGGCCGAGCCCGACCTGACGCCGTACACCGACATGTCCCGTGAGCCGCACGTCGGACACCTGGGGCTGCGGCCGCTGACCGAGCCCGAGGTCGCCGGACTGCTCGGCCGTCGCTTCGACGACGACGCCGCCCGGCGGCTCGCTCCGGCGGTGTTCGCGGTCTCCGGCGGCAATCCGCTGCTGGCGACGGTCCTCGCCGATGCCACCGGGTCCGCCCGGGCCGGCCGTACGGGCCGGGCCCCGGTGCCCGCCGAGCCGGTGGTCGACGAGATGTTCCGCCAGGCGGTGCTGACCTGCCTGCGGCGCGGGGACGCCAAGACGGGCCGGGTCGCCAGGGCGCTGGCCGTGCTGGACGACGCCTGGTCCTTCGACGTGCTGTGCCGCGCACTGGACATCGACACGCTGTGCGCCGAACGTGCCGTACGCATCCTGGAGGCGGCCGGGCTGCTCGTCGCCGGGCGCTTCCGGCACCCCGCGATGCGGTCCGCGATCCTGGACGGCATGCCGGCCGCGGAACGGGCCCTGCTGCACCGGCGCTGCGCACGGCTGCTGCACGACACCGGGAGCCCGGCGCTGGACATCGCCCGGCAGCTGATCGGCGCCGGCGGTGCGCCCGACCCCTCGGCGGTCCCCGTCCTGCGGGAGGCGGCCGAGCAGGCGCTGGCCGGTGACGACGCGGCAACGGCCATCCGGTGTCTGGAACTCGCCCACCGGGCGGCCCTGGACCACCGCCAGCACGTCGCCGTCATCGCGGACCTGGCCCGCGCCGAACTGCGGGTGAACCTCCCCGCCGCCACCCGCCACCTGCGGTCCCTGCTGGCCCCGGCGCGGGACCCGCGCCTGCGCTCCGCCGGTGTACTGGCCGTGATCCGGCGCCATCTGCTGTGGTCGGTCGAGGAACGACAGGCCGTCGAGGCGCTGCGGGCGCCGGGCCCGTCCGGAGCCGGGGAGGACCGGCAGCTCGCCACCGAGCGGCAGCTCACCCGGATGTGGCTGGGCTGCACCTTCCCGTCCCTGCTGGAGGATTTCCCCGCGTACCCGGCGGAGCCGGCGCCCGACGGCAGTACCCCGGCCACCATCGCCCTCAATCCGGAGCTCCTGGCGGCGACGCTGCTGTCCACCGCGCTCCGGGACGAGGACGGCAAGGACGTGGTGGCGGACGCCGAGCACATCCTGCAGAACGCCGCGCTCGGCGACCACACCTTCGAGATGCTGGCGTTCGCGATCCTGGCGCTGTTCCACTCCGACCGCCTGGACAAGGCGGCGGTCTGGTGCCGGAGTCTGCAGGCACAGGCGGTCGCGCGCCGGGCCCCCACCTGGCAGGCGGTGTTCGCCGCGCTGCAGGCGCAGATCGCGCTGCGGCAGGGAGAGCTGTCGGCGGCCGAGGAGCATGCCCGCACCGCGCTGCGGCTGATCCCGCGGCGGATCTGGGGACCGTTCGGGTTCCTGGCCTCCGGTGCCGTCGCGCTCGCCTGCACCGCGATGGGCAAGGACACGGAGGCGGCGGACCAGCTGACCGGCTCCCTGCCGGAGACCGCCTTCGACTCGCTGTACGGCCTGTACCACCTGCACGCGCGCGGACAGCACCACTTGGCCAACAACCGTCTGCAGGCCGCCCTGGGCGACTTCCTGGCGTGCGGCGAGCTGATGACGGCCTGGGGCGTGGACGTCCCCACGCTCGTACCGTGGCGGTCCGCGGCGGCGGAGGTCCTGATCCAGCTCGGGGACCGGGCGCGAGCCCGCGAACTCCTCGACGAGCAGCTGGCCCGCCCCCGCGCGAACAGCCCGCGCCTCCGGGGCACCACGCTGCGCCTGCGCGCCGCGACCGTCGAACTCCAGCGGCGCCCGGCGCTGTTGACGGAGGCGGTGGAGGAACTCCAGTCGGCGCACAATCCGTACGAACTGGCCCGGGCACTGGCCGATCTCGGTGACGCGCATCGGGCGCTCGGTGCCGCGGGGCGGGCGCGGATGGTGTCCCGGCAGGCGTGGAACGCCGCCCGGCACTGCCAGGCCGAGCCGCTGCTGCGCCGGCTCAAACCGAGCCCCGGCGCGGAGGAGGTGGACCGACCGCTGCGTGTCCAGGCCGGCCCCGCCGACATCGCCTCGCTGAGCAGTGCCGAGCGGAGGGTGGCCACCCTCGCCACGCTCGGCTACACCAACCGCGAGATCAGCCGCAAGCTGCACATCACGGTCAGCACGGTGGAACAGCACCTGACGCGGGTGTACCGCAAGCTCAATGTGCGGCACCGTACGGAGATCCCCTCGGACCTGGACCTGGTGGTGGACAGCCGGCGCGTGGGGGCCGAGCGGCCCGTGGGCTGA
- a CDS encoding condensation domain-containing protein, with protein MSLSTGATARTASPKERSLWMLDRLVPGAGANNVPAALRIGGRLDRPALRTALTAVVRRHDALRTVFHAADDTLTASVLAPGEADLDVQEIAPSADGPQAALTSFAAPPFALDGRPLIRAGVLADGDDDVLCFVVHHLVFDTVSAGVFTRSLARAYARVLRGEQPYPPDEGTGPVPVLDEPAPRSRSTDFWRDHLAGFDPGALETDCGTGHNPDRPTLAGGRLDHTLSPGATAAVRKLAKELRAPEAVVLLAAYYLLLAAHGAGPDLVVGTPVNVRGDGAADAIGYHVNTLPLRTAVDPGEPFRALVTRTRNVFFGALSHADAPVDGLLGEVARPGASWRGSLFRHVFNYVPAPGDAGLTFGDAPARTEPAETGYCKFDLELNVLATPDTLSLRAVHGTEALAEADARALVRRYDALLSGLGEAADRTVAEIEVGTDADRAALRTGYEETVRAGGAAGFVAAPDGREALPGVRGELCLVATSRPAADDGYDGEHPLHGPYRRTGELARRGHDGTLEVLGRADRRVTVHGVPVQLDRLEALLASEDGVRAAAAVLRKGDDTGTGGLVAFLAAPDDPQLLDRLRKRVGAELPAAAEPGAFVVLDALPTAADGRPDLAELERRAAADGATGAGASDDSDGQLLADLIELWQDILERDDVGPQANFFELGGHSLLAAKVAQRSGKLAGVRVRLADVFANPTPVTLAEHLRAARA; from the coding sequence ATGTCACTCTCGACGGGGGCCACAGCGCGCACCGCCTCGCCCAAGGAACGGTCGCTGTGGATGCTCGACCGGCTCGTACCCGGTGCGGGCGCCAACAACGTCCCGGCGGCCCTGCGGATCGGCGGCCGGCTGGACCGCCCGGCCCTGCGGACGGCCCTGACCGCGGTGGTACGCCGCCACGACGCCCTGCGCACCGTCTTCCACGCCGCCGACGACACCCTCACCGCCTCGGTGCTCGCCCCCGGTGAGGCGGACCTGGACGTCCAGGAGATCGCGCCCTCGGCGGACGGGCCGCAGGCCGCCCTGACCTCCTTCGCCGCCCCGCCGTTCGCCCTCGACGGCCGCCCGCTGATCCGTGCGGGCGTCCTCGCCGACGGCGACGACGACGTGCTCTGCTTCGTCGTGCACCACCTGGTCTTCGACACCGTCTCCGCGGGCGTCTTCACCCGCTCCCTGGCCCGGGCGTACGCACGGGTGCTGCGCGGCGAGCAGCCCTACCCGCCCGACGAGGGCACCGGACCGGTCCCGGTGCTGGACGAACCCGCCCCCCGGTCGCGGAGCACCGACTTCTGGCGCGACCACCTGGCCGGCTTCGACCCCGGCGCGCTGGAGACGGACTGCGGCACCGGCCACAACCCCGACCGCCCCACGCTGGCCGGCGGCAGGCTGGACCACACCCTCTCGCCCGGGGCGACCGCGGCGGTGCGCAAGCTGGCCAAGGAACTGCGCGCCCCCGAGGCCGTGGTGCTGCTCGCCGCCTACTACCTGCTGCTAGCCGCGCACGGCGCCGGCCCCGACCTGGTCGTCGGCACGCCCGTCAACGTGCGCGGCGACGGCGCGGCGGACGCCATCGGCTACCACGTCAACACCCTGCCGCTGCGGACGGCGGTGGACCCCGGCGAACCGTTCCGCGCGCTCGTCACCCGTACCCGGAACGTCTTCTTCGGCGCCCTGTCCCATGCGGATGCCCCGGTCGACGGCCTGCTCGGGGAGGTCGCCCGGCCCGGCGCGTCCTGGCGCGGCTCGCTCTTCCGCCATGTGTTCAACTACGTCCCCGCCCCGGGCGACGCCGGCCTGACCTTCGGCGACGCCCCGGCCCGCACGGAGCCCGCCGAGACCGGGTACTGCAAGTTCGACCTGGAGCTGAACGTTCTCGCGACGCCGGACACCCTCTCCCTGCGCGCGGTCCACGGCACCGAGGCGCTCGCCGAGGCGGACGCCCGGGCACTGGTGCGGCGCTACGACGCACTGCTGTCCGGCCTCGGCGAGGCGGCGGACCGGACCGTCGCGGAGATCGAGGTGGGCACCGACGCCGACCGCGCCGCGCTGCGGACCGGGTACGAGGAGACGGTCCGCGCCGGGGGAGCGGCCGGGTTCGTGGCCGCCCCGGACGGCCGGGAGGCGCTGCCCGGCGTGCGCGGTGAACTGTGCCTCGTGGCCACCTCCCGCCCCGCTGCCGACGACGGGTACGACGGCGAACACCCGCTGCACGGGCCGTACCGCCGTACCGGCGAACTGGCCCGCCGCGGCCACGACGGCACGCTGGAGGTCCTCGGCCGGGCGGACCGTCGGGTCACCGTCCACGGCGTACCGGTGCAACTCGATCGCCTGGAGGCCCTGTTGGCCTCCGAGGACGGCGTGCGCGCGGCGGCCGCGGTGCTGCGGAAGGGCGACGACACCGGCACCGGCGGACTGGTCGCCTTCCTCGCGGCCCCCGACGACCCGCAGCTCCTGGACCGGCTGCGCAAGCGCGTCGGCGCCGAACTTCCGGCCGCCGCCGAACCGGGAGCCTTCGTGGTCCTGGACGCGCTGCCCACGGCCGCCGACGGGCGGCCGGACCTCGCGGAGCTGGAGCGCCGGGCCGCCGCCGACGGGGCCACCGGCGCCGGTGCTTCCGACGACTCCGACGGGCAGCTGCTGGCGGACCTGATCGAGCTGTGGCAGGACATCCTGGAACGCGACGACGTGGGCCCGCAGGCCAACTTCTTCGAGCTGGGCGGCCATTCGCTGCTCGCCGCGAAGGTGGCACAGCGCAGCGGCAAGCTGGCCGGCGTACGGGTCAGGCTCGCCGACGTCTTCGCCAACCCCACCCCGGTCACCCTGGCCGAGCACCTGCGCGCGGCCCGCGCCTGA
- the rfbH gene encoding lipopolysaccharide biosynthesis protein RfbH — MTDSKARILEQVRGYHQEHESRGFTPGVTPIWPSGAVLDEDDRVALVEAALDMRIAAGVSSRRFERELAKALGLRKAHLTNSGSSANLLALSALTSPQLEDRRLRPGDEVITVAAGFPTTVNPILQNGMVPVFVDVELGTYNTTPERIAEAIGPRTRAIMVAHALGNPFAAAEVAELAEAHDLFLVEDNCDALGSTYRGQLTGTFGDLATVSFYPAHHITTGEGGSVLTSNLALARIVEQLRDWGRDCWCEPGEDNTCFKRFDYQMGTLPHGYDHKYIFSHVGYNLKSTDLQAALGLSQLAKLPAFGEARRRNWQRLREGLEGVPGLLLPRATEGSDPSWFGFALTVLPDASFKVKELTDFLESRKIGTRRFFSGNLTRHPAYLDRPHRVVGDLVNSDTVTGSTFWIGVFPGLTEEMTDYVSASIREFVCGTAN, encoded by the coding sequence ATGACCGACAGCAAGGCGCGGATCCTGGAGCAGGTGCGCGGCTACCACCAGGAGCACGAAAGCCGGGGATTCACCCCGGGGGTCACCCCCATCTGGCCGTCCGGCGCCGTACTCGACGAGGACGACCGGGTCGCGCTGGTCGAGGCGGCGCTGGACATGCGGATCGCGGCCGGGGTCAGCTCCCGCAGGTTCGAGCGGGAGCTGGCCAAGGCCCTCGGTCTGCGCAAGGCGCATCTGACCAACTCCGGTTCGTCGGCGAACCTGCTGGCCCTGTCGGCGCTGACCTCACCGCAGCTGGAGGACCGCCGACTGCGGCCCGGCGACGAGGTGATCACCGTGGCGGCCGGCTTCCCGACCACGGTCAACCCCATCCTGCAGAACGGCATGGTCCCGGTCTTCGTCGACGTCGAGCTGGGGACGTACAACACCACCCCGGAGCGGATCGCCGAGGCGATCGGGCCCCGCACCCGCGCGATCATGGTCGCGCACGCCCTGGGCAACCCGTTCGCCGCGGCCGAGGTCGCCGAACTCGCCGAGGCGCACGACCTGTTCCTCGTCGAGGACAACTGCGACGCCCTGGGCTCGACCTACCGAGGGCAGCTCACCGGGACCTTCGGGGACCTGGCGACCGTCAGCTTCTATCCCGCGCACCACATCACCACCGGCGAGGGCGGCAGCGTGCTCACGTCGAACCTCGCGCTCGCCCGGATCGTCGAGCAACTGCGGGACTGGGGCCGGGACTGCTGGTGCGAACCGGGCGAGGACAACACCTGCTTCAAGCGGTTCGACTACCAGATGGGCACGCTGCCGCACGGCTACGACCACAAGTACATCTTCTCCCACGTCGGGTACAACCTGAAGTCCACCGACCTCCAGGCCGCCCTGGGGCTGAGCCAGCTCGCCAAGCTCCCCGCGTTCGGCGAGGCCCGCCGCCGCAACTGGCAGCGTCTGCGGGAGGGGCTGGAGGGCGTGCCCGGACTGCTGCTGCCGCGGGCCACCGAGGGCAGCGACCCCAGCTGGTTCGGCTTCGCCCTCACCGTGCTGCCCGACGCCTCGTTCAAGGTCAAGGAGCTGACCGACTTCCTGGAGTCCCGCAAGATCGGCACCCGCCGCTTCTTCAGCGGCAACCTCACCCGCCACCCCGCCTACCTCGACCGGCCGCACCGGGTGGTCGGCGACCTCGTCAACTCCGACACGGTGACCGGGAGCACCTTCTGGATCGGCGTCTTCCCGGGCCTGACCGAGGAGATGACGGACTACGTCAGCGCCTCGATCCGGGAGTTCGTATGCGGTACCGCGAACTGA
- a CDS encoding dTDP-4-dehydrorhamnose 3,5-epimerase family protein produces MRYRELSIEGSLLLSPDKITDSRGCFYEAYRPGELADHAGHPFTVAQTNFSVSARGVLRGIHGTRTPPGQAKVVTCHRGAVLDVIVDIRLGSPTFGRHQSQVLRAESGAAVYLAEGLGHAFLALTDDTCVGYLCSTPFVPGTQLDLDPFDPDLAIDWGPAKDLHVSEKDRRAPGLAEAARSGLLPGYDDCLALYERLRRAADPAAPAAAPS; encoded by the coding sequence ATGCGGTACCGCGAACTGAGCATCGAGGGCAGCCTGCTGCTGTCCCCCGACAAGATCACCGACTCCCGCGGCTGCTTCTACGAGGCGTACCGGCCCGGTGAACTCGCCGACCACGCGGGCCACCCCTTCACCGTCGCCCAGACCAACTTCTCCGTCTCGGCGCGCGGTGTGCTGCGCGGCATCCACGGCACGCGCACCCCACCCGGCCAGGCCAAGGTCGTCACCTGTCACCGGGGTGCCGTACTGGACGTGATCGTCGACATCCGCCTGGGGTCGCCCACCTTCGGCCGGCACCAGAGCCAGGTGCTGCGTGCCGAGTCCGGCGCGGCCGTGTACCTCGCCGAGGGCCTGGGGCACGCCTTCCTCGCCCTCACCGACGACACCTGCGTGGGCTACCTGTGCTCCACCCCGTTCGTACCGGGCACCCAGCTCGACCTCGACCCCTTCGACCCGGACCTCGCCATCGACTGGGGACCGGCGAAGGACCTGCACGTCTCGGAGAAGGACCGGCGGGCGCCCGGGCTCGCCGAGGCGGCACGGTCCGGGCTGCTGCCCGGCTACGACGACTGCCTCGCGCTCTACGAGCGGCTCCGCCGGGCCGCGGACCCGGCCGCGCCGGCGGCGGCCCCCTCGTGA
- a CDS encoding VOC family protein yields the protein MVHVLSSRVLLRPSDPERSRAFYGEALGLEIYREFGTGPERGTVYFLGGGFLEVSGRAAQPATDTLQLWLQVADAAAAHEELLAHGVEVLRPPVQEPWGLIEMWIADPDGHRIVLTEVPADHPLRYRP from the coding sequence ATGGTGCACGTACTGAGCAGCCGGGTGCTGTTGCGGCCGTCCGATCCCGAGCGCTCGCGGGCGTTCTACGGCGAGGCGCTGGGTCTGGAGATCTACCGGGAGTTCGGCACCGGGCCCGAGCGCGGCACGGTGTACTTCCTCGGCGGCGGCTTCCTGGAGGTCTCCGGCCGCGCCGCGCAGCCCGCCACCGACACCCTCCAGCTGTGGCTCCAGGTGGCGGACGCGGCGGCCGCGCACGAGGAGCTGCTGGCGCACGGGGTCGAGGTGCTGCGGCCGCCCGTCCAGGAGCCGTGGGGGCTGATCGAGATGTGGATCGCCGACCCGGACGGGCACCGGATCGTGCTGACCGAGGTCCCGGCGGATCATCCGCTGCGCTACCGGCCCTGA
- a CDS encoding class I SAM-dependent methyltransferase: MSEQRVPTHQPPSAPEPARGDHEGQTLNSFYGAFPYPWSPHQLTTLDDPAFYTRFLCQDVGDDTGGRVPVDADIWVAGCGTNQALITALRFPGARVLGTDASENSLALCEANARSLGVTNLTLRHEGLTKAPYREQFDYVLCTGVIHHNPNPSVCLRSLAAALRPDAVLELMVYNTYHRQEMIAFQKALTLMGIDRVGELPERLALARGLGESVPADGLLGRKMEMFEYTDEAAWADSWMSPLEHSYSVEELAAMADGCGLALETPTVNAFDQVSDSNQWDVPVPDGELRARYDALPDPTRWQLVNLLLMDRSPMLWFYLGRAGRPRATEAERDRAFLDTVHRPSAAQQRRWTRRPDGGYQEAETTTAFPAAKPPAAVRPLYEAVDGERTIRQLLADLGSAPTPAEVRRARLQLTTSQYPFLVADRTPAR; the protein is encoded by the coding sequence GTGTCCGAGCAGCGCGTACCGACGCACCAGCCCCCGAGCGCCCCCGAACCGGCGCGCGGGGACCACGAGGGCCAGACCCTCAACTCCTTCTACGGTGCCTTCCCCTACCCCTGGTCGCCGCACCAGCTGACCACGCTGGACGACCCGGCCTTCTACACCCGCTTCCTGTGCCAGGACGTGGGTGACGACACGGGTGGCCGGGTACCCGTCGACGCCGACATCTGGGTCGCCGGCTGCGGCACGAACCAGGCGCTGATCACCGCCCTGCGTTTCCCGGGCGCCCGCGTCCTGGGCACCGACGCCTCGGAGAACTCCCTCGCCCTGTGCGAGGCCAACGCCCGCAGCCTCGGCGTCACCAACCTGACGCTGCGTCACGAGGGCTTGACGAAGGCTCCGTACCGCGAGCAGTTCGACTACGTCCTGTGCACCGGCGTCATCCACCACAACCCGAACCCGTCGGTCTGCCTGCGGTCGCTGGCCGCCGCGCTGCGCCCGGACGCCGTGCTGGAGCTGATGGTCTACAACACCTACCACCGCCAGGAGATGATCGCCTTCCAGAAGGCGCTCACCCTGATGGGCATCGACCGGGTGGGGGAGTTGCCCGAGCGGCTCGCGCTCGCCCGCGGGCTGGGGGAGTCGGTACCCGCGGACGGGCTGCTCGGCCGCAAGATGGAGATGTTCGAGTACACCGACGAGGCGGCCTGGGCCGACAGCTGGATGAGCCCCCTCGAACACAGCTACTCCGTCGAGGAGCTGGCGGCGATGGCCGACGGCTGCGGCCTCGCCCTGGAGACGCCCACCGTCAACGCCTTCGACCAGGTCAGCGACAGCAACCAGTGGGACGTCCCGGTGCCGGACGGCGAGCTGCGTGCCCGCTATGACGCGCTGCCGGACCCGACGCGCTGGCAGCTGGTCAACCTGCTGCTGATGGACCGCTCGCCGATGCTGTGGTTCTACCTGGGCCGGGCCGGCCGGCCGCGCGCCACCGAGGCCGAGCGCGACCGCGCGTTCCTGGACACCGTGCACCGCCCCAGCGCCGCCCAGCAGCGCCGCTGGACCCGGCGGCCGGACGGCGGCTACCAGGAGGCGGAGACCACCACGGCCTTTCCCGCGGCCAAGCCGCCGGCCGCCGTCCGCCCGCTGTACGAAGCCGTCGACGGCGAGCGCACGATCCGGCAGCTCCTCGCGGACCTGGGCAGCGCGCCCACCCCGGCCGAAGTCCGCCGCGCCCGGCTGCAACTGACGACCAGTCAGTACCCCTTCCTGGTCGCCGACCGGACGCCCGCCCGGTGA